A single region of the Montipora capricornis isolate CH-2021 chromosome 13, ASM3666992v2, whole genome shotgun sequence genome encodes:
- the LOC138029215 gene encoding uncharacterized protein: protein MRPILSATGTYNYKLAKWLDEKLKPLSVNDHTINDVFSFVDALHDMEVDDHSILVSYDVTSLFTNVPVDETIQILAEKAFKDDWFNKQHSLNITKSDLVELLNIATKNQLFQFEGSLYEQIDGVAMGSPLGPLMANTFMCSIEDRLQDQGKLPEFYKRYVDDTLSIMPNVETAKSFLSVLNEIHPSVSFTMELGEHGKLPFLGTEIRKCNGCLETRVYRKPTDTGLLLHYKSHVDVRYKKSLLKTMLDRGFKLSSTWKLFHLECDCLTQTFSRLQYPAQLLQSTISNFVTKKVSDEAISTRACNVNEAPVRIVLPFKDQRSANSARRQLGELGRKIGIDIHAVYTSRKIGHHIKPKEKKPPTITPQRVVYHYKCGLCDANYVGYTCRHLYQRVEEHMKGSSSIGNHIKEQHGTVPSDIYRDFKILRKCESKFDCLIYEMLFIKELKPTLNKQSDSIRAKLFI from the coding sequence ATGCGGCCGATACTCTCGGCAACCGGGACGTATAATTACAAGTTGGCAAAATGGCTTGATGAAAAGCTTAAACCTCTATCAGTGAATGATCATACCATCAATGATGTTTTTAGTTTCGTGGATGCTCTCCATGACATGGAAGTTGACGATCACAGCATCCTTGTTTCATATGACGTAACTTCGCTGTTTACCAATGTCCCTGTTGATGAGACGATACAAATTTTAGCTGAAAAGGCATTCAAGGACGACTGGTTCAATAAGCAGCatagtctcaacattacaaaatCAGACTTGGTTGAATTGCTGAATATTGCCACCAAGAACCAGCTTTTTCAGTTTGAGGGGAGCTTGTATGAACAAATCGATGGTGTTGCTATGGGTTCGCCACTTGGACCCCTGATGGCCAACACATTTATGTGCAGTATTGAAGATCGACTTCAGGACCAAGGGAAATTACCCGAGTTCTACAAACGctatgtggatgacacattAAGCATAATGCCCAACGTCGAAACAGCAAAATCATTCCTTTCTGTTCTGAACGAGATCCATCCATCGGTTAGCTTCACCATGGAACTTGGCGAACACGGTAAACTTCCCTTCCTGGGAACGGAGATTCGGAAATGCAATGGTTGCTTGGAGACAAGGGTATACAGAAAACCAACTGACACCGGATTATTGCTGCATTACAAGAGCCACGTCGATGTTAGATACAAGAAGTCATTGCTAAAAACAATGCTGGATCGTGGCTTTAAATTGTCATCTACCTGGAAACTGTTCCACCTGGAATGTGACTGTCTCACACAAACGTTCTCCCGACTTCAGTACCCAGCCCAACTGCTGCAATCGACCATCAGTAATTTTGTCACCAAGAAAGTTTCCGACGAGGCAATTTCCACACGAGCATGTAACGTGAATGAAGCGCCTGTCAGAATAGTGTTACCTTTCAAAGATCAGAGATCGGCTAATTCAGCGCGAAGGCAACTTGGGGAACTGGGCCGAAAAATTGGAATTGATATTCACGCCGTGTATACAAGCCGTAAGATTGGACACCATATCAAACCGAAAGAAAAGAAGCCGCCTACCATAACTCCGCAACGCGTTGTTTACCATTACAAGTGTGGTTTGTGCGATGCAAACTATGTCGGGTATACGTGCCGACACCTCTATCAGCGCGTCGAGGAACACATGAAAGGATCGTCTTCAATCGGGAATCACATTAAAGAGCAACATGGAACAGTCCCGAGTGACATATatcgtgactttaagatcttgagaaagTGCGAAAGTAAATTCGATTGCCTCAtctacgaaatgctttttataaaggAGCTTAaaccaactttgaacaaacagTCAGATTCAATCCGTGCGAAGTTATTTATATAG
- the LOC138029216 gene encoding uncharacterized protein, producing the protein MPNVETAKSFLSVLNEIHPSVSFTMELGEHGKLPFLGTEIRKCNGCLETRVYRKPTDTGLLLHYKSHVDVRYKKSLLKTMLDRAFKLSSTWKLFHLECDRLTQTFSRLQYPAQLLQSTISNFVTKKVSDEAISTRACNVNEAPVRIVLPFKDQRSANSVRRQLGELGRKIGIDIHAVYTSRKIGHHIKPKEKKPPIINQQRVVYHYKCGLCDANYVGYTCRHLYQRVEEHMKGSSSIGNHIKEQHGTVPSDIYRDFKILRKCESKFDCLIYEMLFIKELKPTLNKQSDSIRAKLFI; encoded by the coding sequence ATGCCCAACGTCGAAACAGCAAAATCATTCCTTTCTGTTCTGAACGAGATCCATCCATCGGTTAGCTTCACCATGGAACTTGGCGAACACGGTAAACTTCCCTTCCTGGGAACGGAGATTCGGAAATGCAATGGTTGCTTGGAGACAAGGGTATACAGAAAACCAACTGACACCGGATTATTGCTGCATTACAAGAGCCACGTCGATGTTAGATACAAGAAGTCATTGCTAAAAACAATGCTGGATCGTGCCTTTAAATTGTCATCTACCTGGAAACTGTTCCACCTGGAATGTGACCGTCTCACTCAAACGTTCTCCCGACTTCAGTACCCAGCCCAACTGCTGCAATCGACCATCAGTAATTTTGTCACCAAGAAAGTTTCCGACGAGGCAATTTCCACACGAGCATGTAACGTGAATGAAGCGCCTGTCAGAATAGTGTTACCTTTCAAAGATCAGAGATCGGCTAATTCAGTGCGAAGGCAACTTGGGGAACTGGGCCGAAAAATTGGAATTGATATTCACGCCGTGTATACAAGCCGTAAGATTGGACACCATATCAAACCGAAAGAAAAGAAGCCGCCTATCATAAACCAGCAACGCGTTGTTTACCATTACAAGTGTGGTTTGTGCGATGCAAACTATGTCGGATATACGTGCCGACACCTCTATCAGCGCGTCGAGGAACACATGAAAGGATCGTCTTCAATCGGGAATCACATTAAAGAGCAACATGGAACAGTCCCGAGTGACATATatcgtgactttaagatcttgagaaagTGCGAAAGTAAATTCGATTGCCTCAtctacgaaatgctttttataaaggAGCTTAaaccaactttgaacaaacagTCAGATTCAATCCGTGCGAAGTTATTTATATAG